The Chitinophagales bacterium genome window below encodes:
- the rffA gene encoding dTDP-4-amino-4,6-dideoxygalactose transaminase, producing MKNKIKFNSFYSSSNYTKNLEKLFSDYDLFRKKHFSNKCINLLQKTYSEANLWLTHSATGALEMIALALNIKEGDEIILPSYTFVSTANAFALRGAKLVFVDIELDTFGIDPQLVEQAITKKTKAIVCMHYAGHACKIDELVKIAKKNKLYLIEDAAMAFGSTYKNKPLGTFGDFGVVSFDITKHIVAAQGGLLVCNNKKFSEVLNNTYHLGTNRVAFEKGNIPYYEWVSLGSKYQMPELNSVVLYEQLKQQEKILKKRVEISKQYYNELKNIKSIKIIDESKLNNNVHEFYILCQSEDERKSLNKFLAKNNIEAMFHYIPLHNSKFGKEIGTFVGLNNTKLVSEGLLRLPLHNNLTKKEVLFVCNKIKEFFKHE from the coding sequence ATGAAAAATAAGATTAAATTTAATAGTTTTTATTCATCAAGCAATTATACTAAGAATTTAGAAAAACTTTTTAGTGATTATGATTTATTTCGCAAAAAGCATTTCTCTAATAAGTGTATAAATTTACTACAAAAAACTTATTCCGAAGCTAATTTATGGCTTACACATTCTGCCACGGGTGCTTTAGAGATGATAGCCCTTGCTCTTAATATAAAAGAAGGCGATGAAATAATATTGCCAAGCTATACTTTTGTTTCTACTGCCAATGCCTTTGCATTAAGAGGAGCAAAATTGGTTTTTGTAGATATAGAATTAGATACCTTTGGTATAGACCCACAGCTTGTAGAGCAAGCAATTACTAAAAAAACAAAAGCCATTGTATGTATGCACTATGCCGGGCATGCTTGCAAAATAGATGAATTAGTAAAAATCGCTAAAAAAAATAAGCTCTATTTAATAGAAGATGCCGCTATGGCTTTTGGTTCAACTTACAAAAATAAACCGCTTGGCACATTTGGCGATTTTGGTGTAGTAAGTTTTGATATAACAAAACATATAGTAGCCGCACAAGGCGGATTGTTGGTTTGTAACAATAAGAAATTCTCAGAAGTGCTAAATAATACTTATCACTTAGGAACCAATAGAGTTGCTTTTGAAAAAGGAAACATACCTTATTATGAATGGGTTTCTCTTGGTTCTAAATACCAAATGCCCGAATTAAATAGTGTTGTTTTATATGAACAACTAAAGCAACAAGAAAAAATATTAAAAAAGAGAGTTGAAATATCTAAACAGTATTATAATGAACTAAAAAACATAAAATCAATAAAAATTATAGATGAAAGCAAGCTAAATAATAATGTTCACGAATTTTATATACTTTGCCAAAGCGAAGATGAAAGAAAATCTTTAAATAAATTTTTAGCAAAAAACAATATAGAAGCCATGTTTCACTATATTCCACTGCATAATTCTAAATTTGGGAAGGAAATAGGCACTTTTGTTGGTTTAAATAATACTAAATTGGTATCGGAAGGTTTGCTTAGGCTACCTTTGCATAATAATTTAACAAAGAAAGAAGTGCTATTTGTTTGTAATAAAATAAAGGAGTTTTTTAAGCATGAGTAA
- a CDS encoding radical SAM protein, whose amino-acid sequence MNFFKKLFTQRPLKANSTKDVYEKYNFKSTVKAEDLVAYNAQRFNGQVNPICSAPIKDMYFSRHGFVYVCCHNRSYPVGQYPHDSIKKIWTGEKSKKIRAALFKNNLSLGCQKCQVDMDNKAYPSVRANHFDLLPLNPNYPTMMEFELDTTCNLECAMCSGEFSTSIRKNREKLPPLKTFYDSNFVNELKEFIPHLKETRFSGGEPFLIKIYLEIWDKIVAQNSDCLISVQTNGTVLNTRIKEILNKGKFEIGVSLDSLDKNTFETIRQNANFEKVISNINFFSEYCSQKNTAFRLSMCVLRNNWHEMGKYVEFCNKHNAYTSFHKVINPEKEAIWCLSSKELNNIYNTLNNYDFGDTSSFNSIALQNIEHFQQYLKQIKTWAENQEKYEKEKGIFENISTAEMKSEFINDILREAENQNLSNEETTNIHDKVTLVFKNQSEDEQRNTILKLKKYNNKVILQSLTLKSIDELQKELSNLG is encoded by the coding sequence ATGAATTTTTTTAAAAAATTATTTACCCAAAGACCATTAAAAGCAAACAGCACTAAAGATGTATATGAAAAATATAATTTTAAAAGTACTGTTAAAGCTGAAGATTTAGTGGCGTATAATGCTCAAAGATTTAATGGACAAGTTAACCCTATTTGTTCTGCCCCAATAAAGGACATGTATTTTAGCCGTCATGGGTTTGTTTATGTTTGTTGCCATAACAGGAGTTATCCCGTAGGGCAATATCCACACGATAGTATAAAAAAAATATGGACTGGCGAAAAAAGCAAGAAAATAAGAGCTGCTTTATTTAAAAATAATCTAAGCTTAGGATGTCAAAAATGCCAAGTGGATATGGATAATAAAGCATATCCATCGGTAAGGGCTAATCATTTTGATTTGCTGCCTTTAAACCCCAACTATCCTACAATGATGGAATTTGAGTTAGACACAACGTGCAATTTAGAATGTGCAATGTGCTCGGGAGAGTTTTCAACTTCAATTAGGAAAAATAGAGAAAAATTACCTCCTTTAAAAACATTTTATGATTCAAATTTTGTAAATGAACTTAAAGAGTTTATTCCACACTTAAAAGAAACTCGGTTTAGTGGAGGAGAACCTTTTTTAATTAAAATATATCTTGAAATATGGGATAAAATAGTAGCACAGAATAGTGATTGTTTAATATCTGTTCAAACCAACGGAACAGTATTAAACACAAGAATAAAGGAGATACTAAATAAGGGGAAATTTGAAATAGGCGTTTCCCTTGATTCTTTAGATAAAAATACTTTTGAAACTATAAGGCAAAATGCAAATTTTGAAAAAGTAATTTCTAACATCAATTTTTTTAGCGAATATTGCTCGCAAAAAAATACAGCATTTAGGCTATCAATGTGTGTGCTACGCAACAACTGGCATGAAATGGGAAAATATGTTGAATTTTGTAATAAACATAATGCCTATACCAGTTTTCACAAAGTTATTAACCCAGAAAAAGAAGCTATTTGGTGTTTAAGTAGCAAAGAACTAAATAATATATACAACACATTAAATAATTATGATTTTGGAGATACTTCATCTTTTAATAGTATAGCATTGCAAAACATAGAACATTTTCAGCAATATTTAAAACAAATTAAAACATGGGCTGAAAATCAAGAAAAATACGAGAAAGAAAAAGGCATATTTGAAAATATTTCTACGGCAGAAATGAAAAGTGAGTTTATAAATGACATTTTACGTGAAGCTGAAAATCAAAATTTATCTAACGAAGAAACAACAAATATTCATGATAAGGTTACTTTGGTTTTTAAAAATCAATCTGAAGATGAACAAAGAAATACCATTTTAAAGCTAAAGAAATACAATAATAAGGTTATCCTTCAAAGTTTAACACTAAAATCTATAGACGAGTTACAAAAAGAACTTTCTAATTTGGGTTAA
- the rlmD gene encoding 23S rRNA (uracil(1939)-C(5))-methyltransferase RlmD, producing the protein MAHRNKKQKIYQNLEISTLSSEGLGIARVEEKVIFVENTIPGDVVNARTFQRRKSFEKARPTEIIKKSEDRTEPFCQHFEYCGGCKWQYLPYKKQATFKDKIVKDAFDRLAKIEIEERLPILEAKETTYYRNKLEYTFSNNRWLTQEEVDSGEDLNKNALGFHVPGQYLKVVDIEKCHLQNEFSNKLRNAVKNYAFENNLAFYSNKERSGFLRNLVVRTASTGEILVILIVNADNEALLPLMQFIADNFPEITSLNYIINPKLNDTYFDLEPVCYKGEKFIIEKLGNYKFKIRPKSFFQTNTKQGERLYNIVKDFANLKGNEILYDLYSGVGSIGLFLSDGCKKIVGIEQIDQAVEDAKENAKLNGVENASFYVGDVRLLLNNEFLNKNEKPDVLITDPPRAGMHPDVVETLLQANVPKIVYVSCNPSTQARDLALLDQKYKVVKMQAVDMFPQTVHIENVALLELR; encoded by the coding sequence ATGGCACACAGAAATAAAAAGCAAAAGATATACCAAAACCTTGAAATATCCACATTATCTTCAGAAGGATTGGGAATAGCACGAGTAGAAGAAAAAGTGATTTTTGTAGAAAACACTATCCCTGGAGATGTGGTAAATGCAAGAACTTTTCAGAGAAGAAAGAGTTTTGAAAAAGCAAGACCAACCGAAATAATCAAAAAATCGGAAGATAGAACTGAACCTTTTTGCCAACATTTTGAATATTGTGGTGGGTGCAAGTGGCAATATTTGCCTTACAAAAAACAAGCGACATTTAAGGATAAAATAGTGAAAGATGCTTTTGATAGATTGGCGAAAATAGAAATTGAAGAAAGATTGCCAATATTAGAAGCCAAAGAAACTACTTATTACCGCAATAAATTGGAATATACTTTTTCTAACAATAGGTGGTTGACACAAGAAGAAGTAGATTCTGGTGAGGATTTGAATAAAAATGCCTTAGGTTTTCATGTGCCTGGGCAATATTTAAAAGTAGTGGATATAGAAAAATGTCATTTGCAAAATGAGTTTTCTAACAAGCTAAGAAATGCAGTTAAAAATTATGCTTTTGAGAATAATTTGGCGTTTTATAGCAATAAAGAACGCTCGGGCTTTTTAAGAAATCTTGTGGTTAGAACAGCATCTACTGGCGAAATTTTGGTTATTCTTATTGTAAATGCAGATAATGAAGCACTTTTGCCTTTAATGCAATTTATAGCAGATAATTTTCCCGAAATAACTTCTTTAAACTACATTATTAATCCAAAACTTAATGATACTTATTTTGATTTAGAGCCAGTTTGCTATAAAGGCGAAAAGTTTATAATAGAAAAGTTGGGGAACTATAAATTTAAAATTAGACCAAAATCTTTTTTTCAAACCAATACAAAACAGGGCGAAAGATTATATAATATAGTTAAAGATTTTGCCAACCTTAAAGGCAATGAAATTTTGTATGATTTATATTCAGGAGTGGGAAGTATTGGGTTATTTTTATCTGATGGATGTAAAAAAATAGTAGGAATAGAGCAAATAGACCAAGCAGTAGAGGATGCAAAAGAAAATGCAAAATTAAACGGAGTTGAAAATGCTTCTTTTTATGTAGGCGATGTGCGACTGCTATTAAATAATGAGTTTTTAAACAAAAACGAAAAACCGGATGTACTAATAACAGACCCGCCACGTGCCGGTATGCACCCCGATGTAGTAGAAACACTACTGCAAGCCAATGTCCCAAAGATAGTTTATGTAAGTTGCAACCCCAGCACACAAGCAAGAGATTTAGCACTTTTAGACCAAAAATATAAGGTAGTAAAAATGCAAGCCGTAGATATGTTTCCTCAAACAGTGCATATAGAAAATGTGGCTTTGTTGGAGTTGAGGTAA
- a CDS encoding nucleoside deaminase: protein MKKALQLAQQAYEENEIPIGAVVVFENQIIAKGYNQTEKLKDATAHAEMIAITAASEYLNSKYLKNCTLYVTVEPCIMCGGALMWSQIPNIVYGTPDIQKGCISTNKNQLLDKTTVVSGVLEKECKSLLLDFFKEKRG, encoded by the coding sequence ATGAAGAAAGCTTTGCAGCTGGCACAGCAAGCTTATGAAGAAAACGAAATACCCATAGGAGCTGTTGTGGTATTTGAAAACCAAATAATAGCCAAAGGATATAACCAAACAGAAAAACTAAAAGATGCTACCGCACATGCCGAAATGATAGCTATAACAGCCGCATCGGAGTATTTAAACAGTAAATATTTAAAAAACTGCACACTTTATGTTACTGTAGAGCCGTGCATTATGTGTGGCGGAGCCTTAATGTGGAGTCAAATTCCTAATATAGTTTATGGCACACCCGACATACAAAAAGGATGTATAAGTACAAATAAAAATCAGCTATTGGATAAAACCACAGTAGTTAGTGGTGTATTAGAAAAAGAATGTAAAAGTTTACTTTTGGATTTTTTTAAAGAGAAAAGAGGATAG
- a CDS encoding diacylglycerol kinase family lipid kinase produces the protein MNNKYFVCVNPMSGAGKAGKDWTAIKEKLHAAGLNFEYVLSTAHRETILQTQNAIESGYKKILSVGGDGTLHHVVNGIFLQNKIDYTEIETSIISIGTGNDWVRYYNFPNNYDDAIKIIKQGKHIHQDVGLLSYENGTKKEYFMNFAGIGFDAYVVEHTADLKKYGAGAYYYGLLKSLFQYNNVPLEVYADGNLVAKDKAFIAIIGLGKYIGGGMKLCKNATLDDGFLDLTLGKNLTKFEITTLLPKLFSGNFLDHPKVNAVKCKKVKVLTNGSKTTKAETDGELIGIGDFEIELIPKALKTVIP, from the coding sequence ATGAATAATAAATATTTTGTTTGTGTAAACCCCATGTCGGGAGCAGGAAAAGCAGGAAAAGACTGGACAGCAATAAAAGAAAAACTACACGCAGCAGGGTTAAATTTTGAATATGTTTTATCTACAGCACACCGCGAAACTATACTACAAACCCAAAATGCTATAGAAAGCGGCTACAAAAAAATACTGAGTGTAGGAGGCGATGGCACTTTGCACCATGTGGTTAATGGTATATTTTTACAAAATAAAATAGACTATACAGAAATAGAAACTTCTATAATTTCTATAGGAACGGGAAATGACTGGGTGCGGTATTACAATTTTCCAAACAATTATGATGACGCTATTAAAATAATAAAGCAAGGGAAACACATACATCAAGATGTAGGCTTGCTGAGTTATGAAAATGGAACGAAGAAGGAATATTTTATGAATTTTGCAGGTATAGGTTTTGATGCTTATGTGGTAGAACATACTGCCGATTTGAAAAAATACGGAGCAGGAGCATATTATTATGGTTTATTAAAATCATTATTTCAATACAACAATGTGCCATTAGAAGTATATGCCGATGGAAATTTAGTGGCAAAGGATAAAGCATTTATAGCCATAATTGGCTTGGGGAAATATATAGGTGGTGGCATGAAACTGTGCAAAAACGCAACGCTTGATGACGGATTTTTAGATTTAACATTAGGTAAAAATTTAACAAAGTTTGAAATAACAACCTTACTACCTAAGCTATTTAGTGGCAATTTTTTAGACCATCCGAAAGTTAATGCCGTAAAATGTAAAAAAGTAAAAGTGCTAACAAATGGTAGTAAAACTACAAAAGCCGAAACGGATGGAGAGCTTATTGGCATTGGAGATTTTGAAATAGAATTAATTCCTAAAGCACTAAAAACAGTAATTCCATAG
- a CDS encoding MFS transporter, whose amino-acid sequence MINRKAILNLFAANTISGMSQGISLIAIPWYVANELNLPDAYGYLILTASVLSLFWGSYAGTLVDKFNRKNIMLVLQIVGLAIILSISILGFVKNHTTIIMAGLVMIVTKMIYNIHYPNLYAFAQEITEEEHYGRINSWIEIQGQTTFMLAGAAAAFLMEGKFFNWHFEPWHIHEIFMIDAITYIIGLFFIYRIKYVSLVDRKNTGKNSYHKRMTEGLKFLLDNQLILLFGAMAGFVFAASLICSTYTLPIFINKFLHANESTYGITEASFALGSLLSGFIILKLFKKNQLILGIIILGFLASALFFGMGLTKSTLFLFAAYCVIGFTNAGIRVMRNTYMFRVINNNMIGRTGSIFMVINSLLRILLILIFSSSFFKNGENIEKSMWVLALFIAIGSFILLFNFKGLKQLNPSNE is encoded by the coding sequence TTGATTAATAGAAAAGCTATTTTAAATTTATTTGCCGCCAATACTATTTCCGGTATGTCGCAGGGTATTAGTTTAATAGCTATACCTTGGTATGTGGCTAATGAACTTAACCTCCCCGATGCTTATGGCTATCTCATTTTAACAGCCTCTGTTTTAAGTTTATTTTGGGGAAGTTATGCCGGCACATTAGTAGATAAATTTAATAGAAAAAATATAATGTTGGTACTACAGATAGTAGGATTAGCCATAATTTTAAGTATATCTATTTTAGGTTTTGTTAAAAATCACACTACCATTATTATGGCAGGTTTGGTAATGATAGTTACCAAAATGATATACAATATTCATTATCCTAATTTATATGCTTTTGCTCAAGAAATAACAGAAGAAGAGCATTATGGAAGAATAAATTCTTGGATAGAAATTCAAGGGCAAACTACTTTTATGCTGGCAGGAGCGGCAGCAGCTTTTTTAATGGAGGGCAAATTTTTTAATTGGCATTTTGAACCTTGGCATATTCATGAAATATTTATGATAGATGCCATTACCTACATTATCGGTCTATTTTTTATTTACAGAATAAAATATGTTTCATTAGTAGATAGAAAAAATACGGGAAAAAACAGCTATCATAAAAGAATGACGGAAGGTTTAAAGTTTTTGTTAGATAATCAGTTAATCTTATTATTTGGAGCAATGGCAGGATTTGTGTTTGCAGCATCTTTAATATGTAGCACCTACACTTTGCCTATATTTATAAATAAATTTTTGCACGCCAATGAAAGCACTTATGGTATAACCGAAGCCTCTTTTGCTTTAGGAAGTTTGCTAAGTGGTTTTATCATATTAAAATTGTTTAAAAAAAATCAACTCATACTGGGTATTATTATATTAGGATTTTTGGCGTCAGCACTATTTTTTGGAATGGGGTTAACAAAAAGCACCCTATTTTTATTTGCTGCATATTGTGTAATAGGTTTTACCAATGCGGGAATAAGAGTAATGCGAAATACTTATATGTTTAGGGTAATAAACAATAATATGATAGGCAGAACCGGCAGTATTTTTATGGTTATTAATTCGCTTTTAAGAATATTGTTAATTCTAATTTTTAGCTCTTCATTTTTTAAAAATGGAGAGAACATAGAAAAAAGCATGTGGGTGTTGGCGTTATTCATTGCCATTGGTAGCTTCATATTATTGTTTAACTTTAAGGGCTTAAAACAACTCAATCCAAGCAATGAATAA
- a CDS encoding RecX family transcriptional regulator: protein MKTDHKEKDLFVKLCRFCAYRERAEIEVFEKMQQLEIKPNLQQKLVAKLKEENFLNEERYAVYYAKGKFRNNQWGKLKIALHLKMKKIKKETIAFAVNQLDEEDYVKTINTLIIKKNKKYKEPDIYKKKSKIANYLYNKGFETDIIWDCINECSIH, encoded by the coding sequence ATGAAAACTGACCACAAAGAAAAGGATTTATTTGTTAAGTTGTGCCGATTTTGTGCTTATAGAGAACGAGCAGAAATTGAAGTTTTTGAAAAAATGCAACAGTTAGAAATTAAACCAAATTTGCAACAAAAACTTGTAGCAAAACTTAAAGAAGAAAATTTTTTAAATGAAGAAAGATATGCTGTTTATTATGCTAAAGGAAAGTTTAGAAACAACCAGTGGGGAAAATTAAAAATAGCTTTGCATCTTAAAATGAAAAAAATAAAAAAGGAAACCATAGCTTTTGCTGTAAATCAACTTGACGAAGAGGACTATGTAAAAACTATAAATACCTTAATAATTAAAAAGAACAAGAAGTATAAAGAACCTGATATTTATAAAAAGAAAAGTAAGATAGCCAACTATTTATACAACAAAGGTTTTGAAACAGATATAATTTGGGATTGTATAAATGAATGTTCTATACATTAA
- a CDS encoding glycosyltransferase family 2 protein, whose product MTDYKYTYSLVIPVFNSAGTLPKLVEEIKNNISDSFQIIFVNDYSLDDSWKVLVELKKENENITIVNLVNNVGQHIAIFCGLMYAEGKYIVSLDDDLQHHPKEIQKLKNKAEEEDADVVYGIYEVKKHNIVRNSGSKVFASIVNKFASTPLQGSSFKLVKKEVIDKVIQHNHFNFYLDEVLAWHSKQTSFVKIQHYKREVGASGYTPQKLMRMSLHVLFNYTAFPLKVITNLGIISSLFSFGFGIYYIYEKLNNFAQSGFTALIVSIFFSTGLILFSIGIIGEYIGRIFLIQSGKPPFKIKEVIR is encoded by the coding sequence TTGACCGACTACAAATACACATATAGCCTTGTTATTCCTGTTTTTAACAGTGCCGGCACGCTTCCCAAGCTTGTAGAAGAGATAAAAAATAATATTTCAGATTCTTTCCAAATAATATTTGTAAATGACTATAGTTTAGATGATAGTTGGAAAGTTTTAGTGGAACTAAAAAAAGAAAATGAAAATATTACCATAGTAAATTTAGTTAACAATGTGGGGCAGCATATTGCTATTTTTTGTGGTTTAATGTATGCCGAAGGAAAATATATAGTGAGTTTAGATGATGATCTGCAACACCACCCTAAAGAAATACAAAAACTAAAAAACAAAGCCGAAGAAGAAGATGCAGATGTGGTTTATGGTATTTATGAAGTGAAAAAACACAATATTGTAAGAAATAGTGGAAGCAAAGTTTTTGCAAGCATCGTAAATAAATTTGCCAGCACACCACTGCAAGGCTCATCTTTTAAGTTAGTTAAAAAAGAGGTAATAGATAAAGTAATACAGCACAATCATTTTAATTTTTATTTAGATGAAGTGTTGGCATGGCATAGCAAACAAACATCATTTGTAAAAATACAGCATTATAAAAGAGAGGTGGGAGCATCAGGCTATACGCCTCAAAAATTAATGCGAATGAGTTTGCACGTATTGTTTAATTACACTGCATTCCCGCTAAAAGTTATAACCAATTTAGGTATTATTTCTTCTTTATTTTCTTTTGGATTTGGCATATATTACATTTACGAAAAGTTAAATAATTTTGCTCAAAGTGGATTTACAGCACTTATAGTATCTATATTTTTCTCTACAGGATTAATTTTGTTTTCTATTGGAATTATAGGAGAATATATCGGTAGAATATTTCTAATACAATCGGGGAAACCGCCTTTTAAAATTAAAGAAGTTATTAGATGA
- a CDS encoding GNAT family N-acetyltransferase, which translates to MISSLRDVSLHKILHSDIEMLRNWRNDKKIASNMFYQKHITSQMQEKWFNSLTNNDFYFIIKTKDKAIGLINLAQIDTKKQEGQVGLFIYNEEFWGTPAPVFASLLLLQFAFEEKKLNCVWAKVRTENKQAINYNKMLGFEMAKENMQQLTFSNYKNIVKPLLQKIVQ; encoded by the coding sequence ATGATAAGCAGTTTAAGAGATGTTTCTTTGCATAAAATTTTGCATAGCGATATAGAAATGCTTAGAAATTGGAGAAACGATAAAAAAATAGCTTCAAATATGTTTTATCAAAAGCATATAACTTCTCAAATGCAAGAAAAATGGTTTAATTCATTGACCAACAATGATTTTTATTTTATAATAAAAACAAAAGACAAAGCTATTGGTTTAATAAATTTAGCACAAATAGACACTAAAAAACAGGAAGGACAAGTAGGACTTTTTATTTATAATGAAGAATTTTGGGGAACACCGGCTCCCGTTTTTGCTTCGCTTTTACTTCTTCAATTTGCCTTTGAAGAAAAAAAACTAAACTGCGTGTGGGCTAAAGTGCGTACAGAAAATAAACAAGCTATAAACTACAATAAAATGCTTGGTTTTGAAATGGCAAAAGAAAATATGCAACAGCTTACTTTTTCTAATTATAAAAATATTGTAAAACCACTTTTACAAAAAATTGTACAATAA
- a CDS encoding sigma-70 family RNA polymerase sigma factor, whose product MSDHINYTELSDNELIERFRYSHDNKYVGELYLRYAHLVLGLCIKYYQDKEKAKDATMSIFENLITELKRHSITHFKSWLYTVSKNYCLQDFRKNQTIRKKEDAYQVFLKETVELTDETHLNTENEQWLSKLEDSLKDLKENQQMCLRMFYLDGMSYADIVEKTNYTLNEVKSNIQNGKRNLKIKLEEKGVRK is encoded by the coding sequence ATGTCAGACCACATTAACTATACTGAATTATCTGATAATGAACTGATAGAAAGATTCAGATATTCTCATGACAATAAATACGTAGGCGAATTATATTTAAGATACGCCCACCTTGTATTGGGTCTTTGCATAAAATACTATCAAGATAAAGAAAAAGCCAAAGATGCTACTATGAGCATTTTTGAAAATTTAATTACTGAACTTAAAAGACATTCCATTACTCATTTTAAGTCTTGGCTATATACCGTATCTAAAAATTATTGCTTACAAGATTTTAGAAAAAACCAAACCATAAGAAAAAAAGAAGACGCATATCAAGTTTTTTTGAAAGAAACTGTGGAATTGACCGATGAAACACATCTCAACACCGAAAATGAACAATGGCTGTCAAAATTGGAAGACAGTTTAAAAGATTTAAAAGAAAATCAGCAGATGTGTTTAAGAATGTTTTACTTAGATGGAATGAGTTATGCAGATATTGTTGAAAAAACAAATTACACACTTAACGAAGTTAAAAGCAACATACAAAACGGTAAAAGAAATTTAAAAATCAAACTGGAGGAAAAAGGTGTCAGAAAATAA
- the rlmN gene encoding 23S rRNA (adenine(2503)-C(2))-methyltransferase RlmN, which translates to MLVLINFKFLIRCDVCVILITIGRVPLFQIKKIVLKTDIRNLDETEMIALFNELNEPKFRAKQVYDWLWNKHVHSFDEMTNLPLQIREKLEENYDIKTATTTIEQVSKDGTIKLGFTLHDNRLIEGVLIPTEKRMTACVSSQVGCTLSCAFCATGMIKRERNLTAGEIFDQVKLIDETAQKHYSKPLSNIVFMGMGEPLLNYDNVMSAIHKITSPYGLNMSPRRITLSTVGIARGIKRLADEEKKFKLAWSLHAATNEKRDKIMGINKSNAIEDVIEALQYFYQKTGNKITFEYIIFNEFNDYIEDAQALLNLCKKVPAFVNIIEYNKVEGVTLNKSKVERRNAFVKYLEDNGVTAKVRISRGEDIDAACGQLANK; encoded by the coding sequence ATGCTTGTACTAATAAATTTTAAATTTCTCATAAGATGTGATGTGTGTGTAATTTTAATTACGATAGGACGTGTACCTTTGTTTCAAATAAAAAAAATAGTATTGAAAACCGACATCAGAAATTTAGATGAAACGGAAATGATAGCTTTATTTAATGAGCTAAACGAACCAAAATTTAGAGCCAAACAAGTTTATGATTGGCTGTGGAATAAGCATGTTCATTCTTTTGATGAAATGACAAATTTGCCACTACAGATAAGAGAAAAATTAGAAGAAAACTACGACATAAAAACAGCCACCACCACCATAGAGCAAGTAAGTAAAGACGGCACTATAAAATTAGGATTTACACTACACGACAACAGATTAATAGAGGGCGTTCTTATCCCTACCGAAAAAAGAATGACGGCTTGTGTTTCTTCGCAGGTGGGGTGTACACTAAGCTGTGCTTTTTGTGCCACAGGCATGATAAAAAGAGAAAGAAACCTAACTGCCGGAGAAATATTTGACCAAGTAAAACTAATAGACGAAACCGCACAAAAACATTACAGCAAACCACTAAGCAACATTGTTTTTATGGGTATGGGAGAGCCTTTGCTTAATTATGATAATGTAATGAGTGCCATACATAAAATTACATCGCCTTATGGTTTAAATATGTCGCCAAGGCGTATAACTTTATCTACCGTAGGTATAGCCAGAGGCATAAAACGGCTGGCAGATGAAGAAAAGAAGTTTAAGTTAGCTTGGTCGCTACACGCTGCCACTAACGAAAAACGAGATAAAATAATGGGCATAAATAAAAGCAATGCTATAGAAGATGTAATAGAAGCATTGCAATATTTTTACCAAAAAACAGGCAATAAAATCACTTTTGAATATATTATTTTCAATGAGTTTAATGATTATATAGAAGATGCTCAAGCTCTTTTAAATTTATGCAAAAAAGTACCGGCATTTGTAAACATAATAGAATACAACAAAGTGGAAGGTGTAACCCTAAACAAAAGCAAAGTAGAACGCAGAAACGCTTTTGTTAAATACTTAGAAGACAACGGTGTAACAGCCAAAGTACGCATAAGCCGTGGCGAAGATATAGATGCCGCCTGTGGGCAGTTGGCTAATAAGTAA